In the genome of Pseudonocardia cypriaca, the window CCGGCGCCTGCCATGGGCGTCGCCGGCGCGGTCCTGATGCTGGTGGCGATCTTCGTCGGCTACTACTGCGGCGGCTACGTGGCCGGGCGGATGGCCCGGTTCGCCGGCGCGCGGCAGGGTGTGGCCGTGTGGCTGTGGACCCTGTTCCTGGCCGTGATCGGGGCGGTGATCGCCACGGTGAGCGGGGTCGTCTCGGGTCCGCGGCTCGACGAGCTGATCCGGCTCCCGATGAGCGGGGGCGTGCTGTCCGCGGGTGCCGCCACCCTCGCCGTCGCCGTGCTGGTGGTCACCCTGGTGGGCGCCGTGCTCGGTGGGCTCGCGGGCATGCGCTACCACCGCAAGGTCGACCGGGACCTGGTGGTCCCCGCCGCCTGACGCCGGCCGGACCCGCCGCGGCTCAGGCGGCCGTGGCGGTCTCGATGGTCACAGCCGTGCGTGGGGCGCCGTCGCCGGCACCGTTCGTGTCGTCCGCCCCGCCCTGCGCGATGGCGTCGAGCGTGGCGAGGCCCTCCGGGCCGACCGTGCCGAACACGGTGTAGTCCGGCGGGAGCGTGGAGTCGGCGTAGACGAGGAAGAACTGGCTCCCACCGGAGTCGGGGGCCGACGTCTTCGCCATCGCGAGCGTGCCGCGCGGGTAGACGACCGAGCCGCCGCCGGACGGTGCGGGCGCGAGGCCGGTGGGCGGCTCGTCGTTGATCGTGTAGCCCGGACCACCCGTACCCTCGCCGGTCGGGTCGCCGCACTGCAGCACCTTCAGGCCCTCGCCGGTGGTGAGCCGGTGGCAGGGCGTGCCGTTGTAGTAGCCGGCGTTGACGAGGCTCAGGAAGCTCTCCACGGCGCAGGGTCCGGTTGCCCGGTCGAGCGTCAGCGGGATGGGGCCGCGGTTCGTCGTCAGGTTGACCGGGACGGTGCCGCTGGTGCCCGCGGTGGTGACCGTCGGGACCGGCGCGGGCTTCGCGGCGGGCTCGTCCGGGGTGGGCGTGAAGGTGCAGTCGCCGAGCGCGGCAGGCGCAGCGGACGGGGTTGGGGCGTCGGCGGGCGGCGCGGCCGTGTCGCTGCCGCCGCCGGGCAGGCCGACGGTGGAGAGCAGGACCACCGCGAGTACCACGACCACGACGACCGAGACGGACGTGATGATCGCGGTGCGCTGGCGCCGGCGGGCCCGCTCGGCCCGTCGCTTCTGCTGGTTCTCCAGCTTGCGCTTGGCCGCTTCACGCCGCACCTGGTTGGTCGTCACCGAAACTCCCTCGCTTCCGCCGATCGGCCGCAGGATAGCGAGCGACCCTGAGAGGTCGCGGTGAGGTCGGTCCCCTCTACGCTGGTCATGTGCTCGTCGCAGGTTTTCCCGCCGGTTCGTTCCAGACCAACTGCTACGTGGTGGCAGCGGGTCAGGGCGAGGCGTGCGTCGTGGTCGACCCAGGCCAGGACGCCGTCGAGCCCCTGGACGCGCTGCTCACCGAGCACCGGCTCACCCCGGTTGCGGTCCTGCTGACGCACGGCCATTTCGACCACACGTTCAGCGTGGCGCCGGTGTGCGACGGCCACGACGTCCCCGCCTGGATCCACCCCGACGACCGGGACCTGCTGGCCGACCCCATGAAGGGCCTGTCGCGGGAGGCGGCCGCGTTCTTCGGCGGGCGGATCGAGCTGCGCGAGCCGCGGGAGGTCCGCGAGCTCGCCGACGGGGCCGCGCTCGAGCTGGCCGGGCTCACGCTGCGCGTCGACCACACCCCGGGCCACACACCCGGCTCCGTCGTTTTCACCACTCCCACCGAGGAAGGCGTCGAGGTCGTGCTGGCCGGTGACACGCTCTTCGCCGGCTCGATCGGACGCACCGACCTGCCCGGCGGCGACCACGAGCAGATGCTCGCGAGCCTGCGCGACAAGCTGCTGACAAAGGCCGACGACACGGTCGTGCTGCCCGGGCACGGCCCGACCACCACCGTGGGCCGCGAGCGGGCGTCCAACCCGTTCCTGCAGGGTGTGGAAGCACCCGTGCGGGGGAGGGGACTGTGACCGCGGTGGAGGAGAAGCGCGCAACGAGCTTCGCTGCGCCGAAGGGGATCCCGGAGTACTACCCGCCGGAGTCGGCCGGGTTCGCCCACGTGCGCGCCGCGCTCGAGACGGCCGCCGAGCGCGCCGGGTACGGCCTGCTGGAGCTGCCGGTCTTCGAGGACACCGCGCTCTACGCCCGCGGCGTCGGCGAGTCCACC includes:
- a CDS encoding peptidylprolyl isomerase, translated to MTTNQVRREAAKRKLENQQKRRAERARRRQRTAIITSVSVVVVVVLAVVLLSTVGLPGGGSDTAAPPADAPTPSAAPAALGDCTFTPTPDEPAAKPAPVPTVTTAGTSGTVPVNLTTNRGPIPLTLDRATGPCAVESFLSLVNAGYYNGTPCHRLTTGEGLKVLQCGDPTGEGTGGPGYTINDEPPTGLAPAPSGGGSVVYPRGTLAMAKTSAPDSGGSQFFLVYADSTLPPDYTVFGTVGPEGLATLDAIAQGGADDTNGAGDGAPRTAVTIETATAA
- a CDS encoding MBL fold metallo-hydrolase, whose translation is MLVAGFPAGSFQTNCYVVAAGQGEACVVVDPGQDAVEPLDALLTEHRLTPVAVLLTHGHFDHTFSVAPVCDGHDVPAWIHPDDRDLLADPMKGLSREAAAFFGGRIELREPREVRELADGAALELAGLTLRVDHTPGHTPGSVVFTTPTEEGVEVVLAGDTLFAGSIGRTDLPGGDHEQMLASLRDKLLTKADDTVVLPGHGPTTTVGRERASNPFLQGVEAPVRGRGL